CTCATGTGATAGCAGTAAAACCATTCCATTCTCTTAAATCCATTTAAtcatgaaaaaggaaatgaacGACTTTTGTAAACACACCTACCGTGTCTTTTAAATATCCGGCTGACAATCTCACATACATGCTGCTGTATCTTGGCTGCCCAAATAGAAAAACTACCCTGAAACCAgcacaaataaaaagaacatatGTAATTCATATGCCATGAACATTCCACGTAATATAGGCAATAAGCATTCTCCTATCTCGTCCTACCATAATAAACTGTAATGCTTACACACTAAAAGATAACTACAGTTATACAAAACATTATTGTATGGTGCTACTTTAAATTTTTCTAAATCTAAAGAAATACAAGAGTTGAGAAACTGATGATTACTTTGCCACGattagaaagggaagaaaacagtcaGAGGCAACACATTCTGTTGGCAATCAGATGCAAGTATCATTAGTGTGACAGAAATTCAGAGTAAAGAAAGTAATCATCTGGACACAAGCTTAAAGCTTTAGCTGCTACCATCAAACATTGTTCGCTTCTTCACTGAAGAATGAACGTAAGGTTCAAATGTGAAGTGGTTATTCAAGCCCACATAGAACAGAGTGTAGCTTTAAACAGGAACCAATGTGAAGGTTACACAATGCAATTCTCCCAAACATGTTAAGAGTTTACctgtataaacatttttttaaatccaacAGAGAAAAACCCCCTCAGACATCCTCAGAACACCTACAAACCTTCAGCATATCACTGTCATAGGTGTAGTCTATAGCTGGAGATATACGCTGTGAAAATATCTGACTCATCATAGTCCGGTAGGCCTTTCCATCCACATTTGCTAAGGTATGGTGGAGTACTTCATGGAGTTCAGACTCTTCCATTTGTGGTGGTGGAAGATGTTCGCTTTTTAACAGCTCCACAGCTGTTGGTCGTGCTGCAGGATCATGGTTCAGGAGCCACGTAATAACAGATCTCtacaaattaaatcaaaattttaTAGGTTAGAAAAATTTTATGTATTAGCAGTATTTACCACACTCTTCTTAGTCACATCACATTAACAAAAAATTATGAGACTCTACAGGGGACAAAACCAGTAGGATTCGAATCTTTGGGGTGGATATTCTTTGGATATTaaattctaaatatattttattatgttaTCTGAATAGAATTTACTAAAACACAAATTATTAGAAGTATCCCTCCTGGGATGACAAAATATCTAGTATCCTTTGTTGTTCTATGTTATGCTAAGTCTGGCATCTCTTTATCAACAaagttaaaagaaagcaaaaatcatATGCATAACAACGAAGATTTAAGAGTTACAGATATTAAAGAACGGGGAGTCTTCCTGGCATATTTCAGTAAACTGTAGAACACGGAAACATTTTTATGGTACTAGTAACAGGCAGATTGCTTTTCACAGGCATAATAGATGAAAAGCTAATGCTAATGGTCAACAGAAGAATCCACTAGCACAAGGAAAAAGTTATCTAGATGGTCCAGAAAAGATTATACTGCTCCTCATCACTTCATTTCTCTGCCAAGGAGGCATCCAGCTCTTGGCAGCTCTTTTCGAACTCAGAGCAGTCAATTTAGCTTGCACACCTCTTTGGTCTGTGACACAGATTTCTTTCAACAATATAAACAATACAGCTGCCATTTGTCTGAGCCTGAAGAGTCAAAACTGTCCCCTTAGAGCTTAAAAGGTATGCCAATGAACTCTGCATTTCTTTATGACTGTGGTCAGGGAATTTTGTGGGCAAGTATATTTCCATGTTAACTTAGTATATTCTTTTGAGATTTCTTCTTCCTTACTTTGTTCTAATGTAGTAAGAACTTGGCAGAGATCACTGATTTAAAATTAAGTGggaaaaaattaatgtttcttgAGAGGAAATATCTAATTGTTAAAGTGTCTTCAAAGTTACCTGCTTTGCATGCTTGACTTCATCAAAGTCTTTGGGAAATACAATAGCGGGctataaaaaaccaaaaacaaaacacacatttgAATTGTAACAGGTAGTCCAACTTGCTCAGACTAGTCTTAAGTTCTACATATTTAAACAGAGAAACTAAGCATTTTTATTGcccatggggaagaaaaaaaaaaaaaaatccagaaaaaacccACGTGGCAAATTTAGTTTGaagagctaaaataaaaaaacaatgtcactgaaatgcttttatgATGTTTTGTACAATGAAGATACAACCCATAATCACAAACATTTACCAACTACAAATACCAGTTAGTTCCTGAGCAAGACCCACCAGGTTGAAACCTAGGTGTACTAAAGCTGTGATGTCTTTATCTGATGTTTACGCCTCTAATGTTTTGcaccataaaaaaaaagataattcacaGATAGAATACTGACTGATGGTAACACCATTAAGGAATCCACAGTGCATTAAGGGAATTTCAGTACCAGCTCCAATTTTATTCTTCACTTCtcattacatattttattttttttaagcactccCTGTGGAAAGATTTTTGCTATGTTTTGCATTGTTTTACCTCCCTTAAGAAACTATCTGATGCACAGAATTAGTATCTTTTATATCCATGTACTTACCAATCTTAGCTGACCAAGAACAAAGACCCTTTCTGATGCAGTACTCATGGCATGATAAGACATTTCAAAGAATATTATACCCAGACTGAACAGGTCCActttctaaggaagaaaaaaaaaggaaacttaaaTGTAGTATCTATGAATTCTTTGCAGAAAATGACAGCAGAGACGAAACAATGTTTTTGCTAAACTTCACAGTATATTACAGCTGGAGAGAGGGGTGGGGTTTcctgtgttttttggtttgtgtggtttttgggtttttttttaaaaaattttttgttAAATGACAAAATCCATTAAGACTTGGTAGACTTCAGTGCCTTCTATCATCACAGCACTGCCATGACGTAAAGGACTCCCACTTCAAAAACATTCTTGCTTTGAAATTCAGCTTGTCTCTGCATATAAACTGGATCTGCTTTGATGAAAAAAATGCACTCCACCTCCCAGAAAAGTCACAGTCTAGGAATCCAGGAGAGCAATATATACTTTTGATGATGACATTTTACCTTAACTAAAGACTGCAAGATTTGTATCCTATTCATTTATAAAGGTCCTCCATGATTACCTGCTTTCAACTTGAAGTTGCTTGCACCTAGTCATGGTCACAGCACAGGCAGAAAAACTGACTTGCCCACATCCTTCCACCCTTGGTCTCCTCTCAGAGGAATATTTCTCATTCCCTTGCTTATCACAGCAGTTGCACCACATCCCATTCCACCTTGAATTCACCTTTGTTGAGCAGGAATGACCTAAACTGTACCTGGTACCTTAGATTCCATGCTACCTTTTTATTAAGTCTACTCTAATCATACCTGATTGTAGGTAGACTTAGTGCTTCCTTGGACCTCTGGGCTGACATACAGTGCGGTGCCAACCATCCCTGTCAAATTACCTACATGGCAAAAGATAAGAGTACTAGTTTCAAGAAAGTGGGAAAGAAATGCAGcatcaaaaaaaacccttacTCATCTTCTGTCCTCGTTTCTTCTAGATTGGAATGCAGTCCTTATTGAGAGAGAATCAGTCAAGAACAGTTTGCAAAACAGACAGTTCTTACCTTCATATGTCAAGTATCTGTGTCTATCTATAGTAGCTAAACATATTTGTTGCTTTACAGAATTGTAGTAGGTCAGCCCACAAATGATACAACTAAATTTCACTGCCATTACACTCATCTCAAAACATACAGTGTACTGAAATTTTCTCAAAACACAAAATTCAGCCTGTTATGGAAGGTCTCAAAAAAATGCAATCAAAACTCCCTGAAGTCTTGGAATTGTCCTGTACAGGCAAGAGAACAGAAGTGCAGATGGAACAGATATACAGGATCTCTGTATACCTCACCATGAGAAACACACTGATCCACGGTAGAAGGCTAGCAGTGGACGCAAATTCATTTTTAGATAACAGTCAAAACTGCCATATTATACGTAATGTATCTACCCAAAagttggtgtttggttttttcctccccccgTAAAAAGggctttattttcaaagaatgaATGGAAGTTCTAACAGAGTATACAACACTGAAGAATATAAGCGCTTGCTTAAAATCATTTAGAAGAAGCTACTATGTAAACTAACCTGATGGGTCAGACATAGCAGAACTATCCGagtgattttcttcttgtttagaGACCACCTGAAATCAGGTAAACAGACATATTGTAAATAGCACTTGAAATGCTTCTTGTTGGCTTTTCTTGCTGCTTTGGTTGGCAGTATGTGGTTTAATTCTACAACcttagaaatacaattttatgGCACTCACAATATAAAGTCCAACCAGTActatttggtttattttcatgtttcatgtTATTACACCACCAAATTCaagttttttttcattccctttcagcTGTACTTACTGTATTTGCTGGATGATCTGTAGCTAAACCAAAATCGCCAATTTTGACATGATCATCTGAATCTAAAAAAATGTTCACAGGTTTCAAGTCTCTGTGGATCATTCCCTGTTacagcaaaagaacaaaaaaaaccccccacagaATGTTGAACAATGAACACAATTCAAAACAAAACTCTATAATACACTGGAAAACCATATTACATATTTTTACTACAGCAGGAAATCTACTACATTAAGTCACTAATGATTAATTTTGAACTAAGACTATAGTCTGTAGCCCAGAAGCTAGAAACAATTTTCAGTGCTACCAGACACCTAACAAAGTGTTTTTAAAGGCGGTCAAATTTTTGTAACAAAGGGAAAAATGTGAAGTGGTTCATTATAAAATTCAAGTTTATGACAAAATATTCTAACCCCCTAGAACAGATTAATAATGGAAAGGGCAAGGAATGAACCTTGCTAATAAACACCCCAAAATAAATAGATATGAAGAAACCCATACAGAAAAGAGGCATAATAGATATTATGGATAGGCCATAACTGTCATATTTACTTACCTTTTCATGGATGTAAGCCAATCCATCTAAAATTTCTCGGAAAAGCCTCCAAAGTCGACTAGTGTCTTCATATAATCCTTGGTCAATAGTGTCCCTTAATGTGCTCTTTTCACAATACTCCATCTGCATACGTAggggacagagggaagaaagcacagtttTGTCAAGAGAAGAGACCATTAGAAACTTCTATCTGTGTGCATATTAATGCCTCGTTCTGTAACACACAGTTCAGGAGCAAACAGTAGCACCAAAACATTCAGCTGTTTGGAATTTTCCCAAGAGCTTTTAGTTAGAAAACATGCATTCACTTATGGGTCCTAGCCCATTTTCTGGGACAATGGTACACGATGTACTGACTATAAGAATAGTACATTCTCtaatataaacattaaaaaaaaaggtgaaaccaGCCAAGCCATAATGTATGTTTAAGCCAAACTTCAAAGAATCTCTGTCTTTATTTTACTTGGTGTCTTAACTGCTTATATTATGAATATATGCAACACCTGCAAACAAGCTATTAAAATCTAATTTCATCCAACTGTATCTTCCTTTCAGACAAGCTCTGGCAttaagtgcattaaaaaaaattgcacatcACCACAAAACAGTTAGCTATGAAAGTCGACTTCTCCCAGAAACAGCCCAACTCTTAACACAAAGGAAATGTTGTCAGTAGTAAAACCTGAAGTTGCAAACCTgcaggaattttattttgttcctaCTGTTACGGCAATACAATGGCTTTGCAGATTACTGTCGTCTGTTAAAAGAAAAGTGCATACACAATATAGTGCCTTTGAAGAGAATGAGGAAGTTTTCATCTGTGAAATACAACTTCCCCTCTGGAAGGTAACACAGTACATTTCAACTCTGCATTGGGAATTAACACCATGATCAACCTCAAGAACACCATCTACAGTGTTATGGGGTTGAGATCAATATTCTAAACAAATAACAAGCACAAGGCAAAACAATGCTCTGGAAGCCACTGACTCAAAAAGGTTCGTAGCCATCCAGCCAACCTTTTTGTTGTTCTAAGGTTAGGTCGGGAGTTGTCAGTTTTTACTTGCAGACAAGCTAAACTGGTGATCCCATTACACACTATGGCACTACAAAACTTTGCTCTCTGTAGACACCACTGTAGAGCCTTGGAAGGCATAACAAGACACGTGTGTTGCAGTGCCTTCCATCAGACAAGCCTTTCAGAAAACCAGTCTGCTGCAAAACCAACATTGAACTTGgtctcatttgcatttttttaaaggttattaCTTTCCTCATGAAAGCCAGCAATTAATCTCTGCAGGTTGGAATAAACAGCATCCTTTAATCTGAAAACGCAAGCATGTTTGTACCTGAATGTACAGGTAATGCACTGTCTGAATGACTGgtgtcctctctcctcctccatggCTATTCTTTTCATTGCCTTCTTCATCCTTTATCACAATAAAAGTAACAGAACAGTTAACTACTGGAAGCCAGCCAGAGTTTATTTTATgcatattactattttttaatggATGGAACACATTAATGAGAACTCACCTCCTATGCTAGGTttgaataacaaaataatatattgaCATTTTGTAATGCCACTGCTTCTAAGTAAACTAGAAAAACAAGTGTGACCCAACTCTCATTTTCAAAGTGAGAATGAGTAACATTTTGCCATCACTAGACACTGCAGAAAAAACACTCCAGAAGATCTGGATGAAACCTGAATCTCAGAAGTGTGTcgcatttaaaacagaaattaaaatcttgaAACTAAAATATACAAAGCTTACTTAAATTAATAATGCAATCCCTGCCCCCAACCAACAATTCTGATATAGTGTATTACAGTGACAAAAAATGCACTGTatattattaaattatatattGAAAGCTTTTTCATGCCAGTGTACGTTacaacagaaagaggaaggagatgaAGCTTTAATAAGAGCATTCTACAGATCATCAAGATTGGCAACGACAGATTCTAGATGCTGTAGAAAAGTGTGCATTAGCTTTCCAGTGATATAGTGCACTGACTGTTCACAGCAAGTGCTGTTGTAAAATCTTAAAATCAACTAAAACCTTACACATTATTCTGACTTCCCATCTCTTTTTGGCTGCTAGCAATATGTACTGTCACCACTTTCAAGAAGTGGCTAGTATGAGCACGTATGTTGGTTTATACCATCTGAAAGCAGAACAGAACTTCAACTTTCAGATGATGCAAAGCAATATATAAGGTTAACTGATAAATCATGTACATACTGAAGTGTTAAACTTGCAATAACTAAGCTTGTGACTACAAAGTGCAACTCATTTAGTTCAATGAACATTATGGGAAACAGAATCCAGATTAACTGCATCAGACTGACTTGTATGGAATGCAGCTCATGATAGCACAACATTTACTCTGATGGAACATAACCTTATATGGTTCTGTACTTACACTAGAAGTGAAACAAAACTTCCCAACTGACCTGCTTGCTTGTTGAAGACTATTTTATGATCTCTTCATTTACACTAGCTTTATCTTTATACTTACTGGAGGATGACCTTTActgttttcatcttcattatcAAAAATTATTTCGCTTTCAGAATCTGTGGTTGGCctgtttaaaaagagagaaagaaaaaacccaaaagttttgGGTACCAAGAAACACTTCCTAAGAAATCTGGAAactatttgcagaaaaaaagaaaatctaagcTTCCATTTAAGACCTTCCATGTGCcttaaacaaaaaagcaaaacaacccccaaaacagTATCCTGCTTGCAAAGCAACACTGCCTCTGACAGCCCAGTCTCTTAAAGGGAAGGTACGTATTTGCAtcagtaaaatttaatttctgtattcaATAAGCAAAACTGAGATAAGTTTACTTACTTAAACAATAAACCACCATGACTGAAAGAACCACTCCATACACAGAGACAGGTATGGAATAtgttaataaaaaacaaaaataaaaaagaaaggacaagTAAGGTATTTTTCAGGATttgtaatatttctgttattatttattaaaaactttaCTCTCAAGGTTAGAAGCGACAGTCCAACGTAAACAGTCATAGGATAAGAAACTTTCAGAAGCCTAAACCAAAATTTTACTCATACACTGACAGTTTCTAGCTGCAAGTTTTCCTCTCCTTGGCTATCTGACTGCTGGCAAATACAGTTTTTTGAACCGGGAGACAGAACAAAAATGCAGTGAACTGCTTCTAACAAAATAAGTGAGAACGATAAAAGACacaaatttggaaaaaacaaCTCTGCTCATGTTCCCTATAGATCCAATACTGAAGCCCACTTACAAAAATGAATGTGAGAACACCCCATCACCATCATCGTCATCATCACTGGACTCCTGATCAGCTCCACTGAATTTGTTGCTGGAAGACCTTTCACATGAAGTACTCCACTCAACTGAACTTGTCAAAACCGGAGGAGGAGCGTTAGCTTCCACATCATTTGTCTCCTCAGTGGTAAGGATGAAAAGACCAGCTTTAATGGGCATTCTTTTCTCTTCAGTTGTTTCATATGATGACACAGTGGGAACAGGACTTTCATGTTTTTCTATCCAAGCATTGTAATACCTCACAATATTCTCATGGTTCAAGCGGGAAAGTAATGTTACTTCCCCCTTAATCCTCCGAAATTGCTTGCTGGCGGGGTTTATGCGGATGCGTTTCACGGCATAATAGCAACCATCAAGCTTATTTCTCACCTGCAAAATTCAAATCAATCTAAAGTCAAATGCTTAGAAATGCCTTATGAGTGGAGGCAGAAGTAGAATAATTTCATGGAAGAGGAAGTTTTCCCTCCACCTGGGAAATGACTACAATTCAAATGCAAGCTTCCTCATATTGACAGGTTTCTTCCCAGACTCCCAGCAACCTCTTGCAAAACTTATCAGCCTATTCAATTCAAgataaaaaaaacacaacactggCACAGCACACTAGAAGACAAACAATACCATGCAAACATTGCATATATTGTTTAGCTTCAGATAAAACACACACATCCCCAAGGATTCCATAGAGGTAAATAGTTTTTATACCATACCTTGATAACTGCTCCAAAAGCCCCTTTGCCAAGTAATTTTAGTTCTTCGAACTCGTTGTAGTACCGCGAAAATtgtctctgtgtttctgtgaagAATGAAGCGCTGGATATCTGACTGCTGGGTACAACTGTCTCGATGCAATCTATACCTGCTGAATCTGTAATGAGGGTACAAAGGTTACCACCACCGCCACTATGGGGGTAGGGGGATAAGGCACAAGGGTCTGTCAAATAAGCATCAGGaagaagacaaaaccaaaataacttcAAGTGAAactaaaaatctaaaatacagaAGCGCTCTGCTGTGTAAAACTGGTACGTGCCTAAACCTTAATACCATTTTTAATTACTAACATTAATTGTACTGAACAAAGGAACTGATTCAAACAAGAATGTAATGAGGAAAGAAGTCTCATTGGAACAGCACCTTTCAAGGACAATGTTGAAGTGTGACATTTACACCATGCAGGAGGTGGATGAATTTACAGGTTTAATGAAAGCTAATGCTGATGAGACAACAGCAGTCAGTTCACCCCAGCCAGTCAGGGATATAGAAGTTAAAGAACCTACTAGCTTTTAATGTAGTTAAAAGACAGTCTTGTGAAGCTCTACCACAGCTCAATTTTTCTGTTACTGCAGGCACGTAGTCCACTCATTTAGCAGAATATGGAAAGAACCAAGTTTCTTACCATCTAGATTTTCTTCAGCCACAGGTATTTTCATTCGTGGAATGTTTATAAAACTATGTTGTAACAACTGCTGAGGAGTCCATCTTTCCTTATCTTCCAAGCAAACACATCTGTTAGCAAACCAAGAAGAGAACTGTTCAAAGATCTATTCCTTATCAGGCCTAAATGTTCAAAGAGGTCTCCTTACATTAAGAAGTTATCACCTTTATCATTCAGATGGGAATCAGAAGCAAAGACAGACTAAATGACTTATCCACAGTGACACACAAAGTTGGTGGCAGGGCAGAGAAGAAGAGAGCACCAGACCTGTTCTCCCATATCCCAGATTAGCAGCCTAAACCATGAGGGAGCAATCACCTCTTCACTAAAAGCTGTAACTAGCGACACAGGGGGAAATTTAGCTGTTCTTTCAAAAAACTGttcaagtctttaaaaaaaataataaaaatcaaagacaaaaagatACAGGAATGCAACAAACATACTTTTCCAGAAAGTCTTGGAAGTCAGCAGGTAAATTGGTAGGAACAGCAACTGGATATTCCTTGGTTACTTGGCCCTGGCTGAGTGAAAGCAGAAGCAAGCCCAGACTCCATACATCTCCTTTCTTTCCAGGTTTGCTGGGAAGACCATCCTCACTAAAACGAACTTTGGTTTGCTCAAAAACATCTGCTTTGCAGATATCAGCTAAGCGCTTGGATATGCTGTAGTCTGTCACCTTgatgtttccttcagcatctactAGGATACTGGAAGCACAAAGAACTTTGTGCACTACTGAATTATTGTGCAAGTAGTCGAGAGCTGACAAGATCTGAGTCACATAATGGCGCAACTGCTCAATTGGAACTGGAGTCTCTTTGTGTAAGTATGTAGAAAGGCTGCAACCACTTATGTGCTCCACTAAAATGTCCACCACAATTGAATCGTCCCGTTCTTTAAGGTTCATACATTTATAATGTACTATGTTTGGGTGACTTAGCTTCGTCAGTGAGCTGAACTCTGTTTCTGCACCCTGAAGCTGTTAGAGAAATACAACATAACATGCATTGTGTCATCTCATGAATGCACCACTACTAAAATATATAAcatatacaaaatacatataaaatacatgACATTGTCATCCTTTTCTGAAAGGGAAGTATTGTACGCAAGGGGCAAGAACAACTTTGGCTTCTGCCAGGCAAGCTTGATTCCCTTTCTTCAGaatgttaatattgttttatttatacataCTTGCAAATACACTCTCTTGCATTTATATTATTGTAAGTGAACTCCCGAATAGCCCAACACACCCCTCTTCTTCTGTGGTGTAGATACTCTGAACACCAGCATTTTTAAGCTCATCACCACCCTCTCAAGTTTCATATAAACTAGCAGTCTCAAGAAAAGCACTGAACCCCACCCAACCTTTACTAAGCCAAATGCAAAATATGGGCATTACCTGTTTCTTACACTTCTCAATCTTTTCTATTTCATTCATTGTAAGAAGCCTTCCCATCTTTTTTTGCCAGTGCAGAACCCACTCATATATTAAAACAAAGTCTCCACTGCGAACTTCCAAGGCATTATAGACTGATTTACCAAGCTGTTCATCCTTGCCTATacatgaagagagagaagaggaaaagagcttCTTTTGTTTCCAAGGACTTGACAAGAGCTCTTGCAAATGCTAAATAAACACCAGTAAGCCTGCTTTCTACAGTTTTGGAAACACAAATCTACTTGCAACTAAACAAGATCCATACCTACATGGTAGGTATGGAAAATATCAGGTCTGATGAGGCCAGATGCTGTGTAGCAGTAGTCGAATGAAAGCAATAGTATATTGGCAAAAAATTGCTGCACATTTTGAAGAATTTCAGGTTTTAATAAATGAATGCTATTTTTGCTGAGTAAATGCCGAGCTCTACACACAGTAAAAAAATTGTTCATCCtcaaactgcaaaataataaaattcccTTTGCTCCAGAGACTTTCAGGCTATTTATCCTCCCACTGAGGAAGTGCTATGTTGAAATGAACAATGAAAACGTTTGATGGCCCATTCATATGGGCACTTCATGGCAGCCTTTCAACTCCAAGTCTCCTATCATTGCCTGTGTTTATGTTTTTGCTAAAACCACTGCTTTTATGCCTTTAATATTGGCAGCAATGGAAGGAGAGTAAGTATGCATTT
The sequence above is drawn from the Strix aluco isolate bStrAlu1 chromosome 4, bStrAlu1.hap1, whole genome shotgun sequence genome and encodes:
- the EIF2AK4 gene encoding eIF-2-alpha kinase GCN2 isoform X4; amino-acid sequence: MIFELADHVQSFLSEHNKPPSKSFHEEMLKNHQKEQERLAQEELRRAQEVKRREEQEQREILNEIQRREEEKREERKKKEIAKQERLEIAALTSQENSHRRDTARYRVASSLNGSCLEHGVNNKHRPNSAGRSKRERQLSVSNNEESPGNYKVLNFSTSGAGQLTVHKGKCLGKDEQLGKSVYNALEVRSGDFVLIYEWVLHWQKKMGRLLTMNEIEKIEKCKKQLQGAETEFSSLTKLSHPNIVHYKCMNLKERDDSIVVDILVEHISGCSLSTYLHKETPVPIEQLRHYVTQILSALDYLHNNSVVHKVLCASSILVDAEGNIKVTDYSISKRLADICKADVFEQTKVRFSEDGLPSKPGKKGDVWSLGLLLLSLSQGQVTKEYPVAVPTNLPADFQDFLEKCVCLEDKERWTPQQLLQHSFINIPRMKIPVAEENLDDSAGIDCIETVVPSSQISSASFFTETQRQFSRYYNEFEELKLLGKGAFGAVIKVRNKLDGCYYAVKRIRINPASKQFRRIKGEVTLLSRLNHENIVRYYNAWIEKHESPVPTVSSYETTEEKRMPIKAGLFILTTEETNDVEANAPPPVLTSSVEWSTSCERSSSNKFSGADQESSDDDDDGDGVFSHSFLPTTDSESEIIFDNEDENSKGHPPDEEGNEKNSHGGGERTPVIQTVHYLYIQMEYCEKSTLRDTIDQGLYEDTSRLWRLFREILDGLAYIHEKGMIHRDLKPVNIFLDSDDHVKIGDFGLATDHPANTVVSKQEENHSDSSAMSDPSGNLTGMVGTALYVSPEVQGSTKSTYNQKVDLFSLGIIFFEMSYHAMSTASERVFVLGQLRLPAIVFPKDFDEVKHAKQRSVITWLLNHDPAARPTAVELLKSEHLPPPQMEESELHEVLHHTLANVDGKAYRTMMSQIFSQRISPAIDYTYDSDMLKGSFSIWAAKIQQHVCEIVSRIFKRHGAIKLHTPLLMPRNKKLYEHNEASYFMDHSGMLVMLPYDLRIPFARFVARNNISNLKRYCIERVFRPRKLDRCHPKELLECAFDIITSTGNSFLPIAETIYAISEIIQEFSVLQERNYSIYLNHTALLKAILLHCGIPEDKLSQVYIILYDAVTEKLTKREVEAKFCNLSLTSNSLSRLYRFIEQKGEASNVFPFLNTMIKQKPGVTQLLKHGMKDLEEIIGLLKQLGIKLQVSINLGLVYKIQQHNGIIFQFIAYIKRRQRTVPEILAAGGRYDHLIPQFRGPQTVGPVPSAVGVSIAIDKITAAVSSVEDSVSVSSCDLLVVSVGQMSMGRAINIVQKLWTAGIPAEIMYDWSQSQEELQEYCRCSGITYVALVSDKEGSHVKVKSFEKDRQTEKRILESDLVDHLVQKLKTKICDERCSRETSDNLSVPNQKGSFTNISGAFESHGTLVVPNVSVIAPEKLSASARRRQEIQVQTRLQTFISSLQQKTSEIEILAVDLPKATVMHFLSLEFDGDRQAFDATVRQLMSRWPKQRSSYLQAICDEIYSIKMEKRVPALILYSYRDEYKVLF
- the EIF2AK4 gene encoding eIF-2-alpha kinase GCN2 isoform X5 — encoded protein: MFCSHCRRERQLSVSNNEESPGNYKVLNFSTSGAGQLTVHKGKCLGKDEQLGKSVYNALEVRSGDFVLIYEWVLHWQKKMGRLLTMNEIEKIEKCKKQLQGAETEFSSLTKLSHPNIVHYKCMNLKERDDSIVVDILVEHISGCSLSTYLHKETPVPIEQLRHYVTQILSALDYLHNNSVVHKVLCASSILVDAEGNIKVTDYSISKRLADICKADVFEQTKVRFSEDGLPSKPGKKGDVWSLGLLLLSLSQGQVTKEYPVAVPTNLPADFQDFLEKCVCLEDKERWTPQQLLQHSFINIPRMKIPVAEENLDDSAGIDCIETVVPSSQISSASFFTETQRQFSRYYNEFEELKLLGKGAFGAVIKVRNKLDGCYYAVKRIRINPASKQFRRIKGEVTLLSRLNHENIVRYYNAWIEKHESPVPTVSSYETTEEKRMPIKAGLFILTTEETNDVEANAPPPVLTSSVEWSTSCERSSSNKFSGADQESSDDDDDGDGVFSHSFLPTTDSESEIIFDNEDENSKGHPPDEEGNEKNSHGGGERTPVIQTVHYLYIQMEYCEKSTLRDTIDQGLYEDTSRLWRLFREILDGLAYIHEKGMIHRDLKPVNIFLDSDDHVKIGDFGLATDHPANTVVSKQEENHSDSSAMSDPSGNLTGMVGTALYVSPEVQGSTKSTYNQKVDLFSLGIIFFEMSYHAMSTASERVFVLGQLRLPAIVFPKDFDEVKHAKQRSVITWLLNHDPAARPTAVELLKSEHLPPPQMEESELHEVLHHTLANVDGKAYRTMMSQIFSQRISPAIDYTYDSDMLKGSFSIWAAKIQQHVCEIVSRIFKRHGAIKLHTPLLMPRNKKLYEHNEASYFMDHSGMLVMLPYDLRIPFARFVARNNISNLKRYCIERVFRPRKLDRCHPKELLECAFDIITSTGNSFLPIAETIYAISEIIQEFSVLQERNYSIYLNHTALLKAILLHCGIPEDKLSQVYIILYDAVTEKLTKREVEAKFCNLSLTSNSLSRLYRFIEQKGEASNVFPFLNTMIKQKPGVTQLLKHGMKDLEEIIGLLKQLGIKLQVSINLGLVYKIQQHNGIIFQFIAYIKRRQRTVPEILAAGGRYDHLIPQFRGPQTVGPVPSAVGVSIAIDKITAAVSSVEDSVSVSSCDLLVVSVGQMSMGRAINIVQKLWTAGIPAEIMYDWSQSQEELQEYCRCSGITYVALVSDKEGSHVKVKSFEKDRQTEKRILESDLVDHLVQKLKTKICDERCSRETSDNLSVPNQKGSFTNISGAFESHGTLVVPNVSVIAPEKLSASARRRQEIQVQTRLQTFISSLQQKTSEIEILAVDLPKATVMHFLSLEFDGDRQAFDATVRQLMSRWPKQRSSYLQAICDEIYSIKMEKRVPALILYSYRDEYKVLF